The Grus americana isolate bGruAme1 chromosome 8, bGruAme1.mat, whole genome shotgun sequence genome includes a region encoding these proteins:
- the CNN3 gene encoding calponin-3 isoform X1, whose translation MTHFNKGPSYGLSAEVKNKIALKYDPQIEEDLRNWIEEVTGLSIGANFQLGLKDGIILCELINKLQPGSVKKINQSKLNWHQLENIGNFIKAIQVYGMKPHDIFEANDLFENGNMTQVQTTLVALAGLAKTKGFHTTIDIGVKYAEKQARSFDAGKLKAGQSVIGLQMGTNKCASQAGMTAYGTRRHLYDPKMQTDKPFDQTTISLQMGTNKGASQAGMLAPGTRRDIYDQKHILQPVDNSTISLQMGTNKVASQKGMSVYGLGRQVYDPKYCAAPTEPVIHNGSQGTGTNGSEISDSDYQAEYPDDYHGEYQDDYQRDYHGQYSDQGIDY comes from the exons ATGACCCACTTCAACAAGGGGCCCTCCTACGGGCTCTCCGCCGAGGTCAAGAACAAG ATTGCCCTGAAATACGACCCCCAGATAGAAGAAGATCTGCGTAACTGGATAGAAGAGGTTACAGGACTGAGCATTGGTGCAAACTTTCAACTGGGATTAAAAGATGGCATAATCTTATGCGA GCTTATAAATAAGCTGCAGCCAGGatcagtgaagaaaattaatcaatCAAAACTAAATTGGCACCag cTGGAGAACATTGGGAATTTTATCAAAGCCATCCAAGTCTACGGTATGAAGCCACATGATATTTTTGAAGCAAATGatctttttgaaaatggaaatatgacTCAAGTACAGACTACTCTAGTGGCACTAGCAGGCCTG GCAAAAACTAAAGGTTTTCATACTACAATTGATATTGGTGTCAAATACGCAGAGAAACAAGCACGAAGTTTTGATGCAGGAAAACTAAAAGCTGGACAAAGTGTAATTGGCCTGCAG ATGGGCACCAACAAGTGTGCCAGCCAGGCAGGCATGACTGCTTACGGAACTAGAAGACACCTCTATGATCCGAAAATGCAAACTGACAAGCCATTTGACCAGACAACGATTAGCCTACAGATGGGCACTAATAAAGGAGCCAGTCAG GCTGGTATGCTGGCACCAGGTACCAGGAGAGACATCTACGATCAGAAGCACATATTACAACCTGTGGATAACTCAACTATTTCATTACAAATGGGTACCAACAAAGTAGCTTCACAGAAGGGAATGAGCGTGTATGGGCTTGGACGACAAGTGTATGACCCCAAGTACTGTGCTGCACCAACAGAACCTGTCATTCATAATGGCAGCCAAGGAACAGGAACTAACGGGTCAGAAATCAGCGATAGCGATTATCAGGCAGAATACCCAGATGACTATCATGGAGAGTACCAAGATGACTATCAAAGAGATTACCATGGTCAGTACAGTGACCAGGGCATTGATTATTAG
- the CNN3 gene encoding calponin-3 isoform X2 has product MLVSCYADCYLVASNYLIALKYDPQIEEDLRNWIEEVTGLSIGANFQLGLKDGIILCELINKLQPGSVKKINQSKLNWHQLENIGNFIKAIQVYGMKPHDIFEANDLFENGNMTQVQTTLVALAGLAKTKGFHTTIDIGVKYAEKQARSFDAGKLKAGQSVIGLQMGTNKCASQAGMTAYGTRRHLYDPKMQTDKPFDQTTISLQMGTNKGASQAGMLAPGTRRDIYDQKHILQPVDNSTISLQMGTNKVASQKGMSVYGLGRQVYDPKYCAAPTEPVIHNGSQGTGTNGSEISDSDYQAEYPDDYHGEYQDDYQRDYHGQYSDQGIDY; this is encoded by the exons ATGTTAGTGTCCTGTTATGCAGACTGTTACCTTGTGGCGAGCAATTACCTG ATTGCCCTGAAATACGACCCCCAGATAGAAGAAGATCTGCGTAACTGGATAGAAGAGGTTACAGGACTGAGCATTGGTGCAAACTTTCAACTGGGATTAAAAGATGGCATAATCTTATGCGA GCTTATAAATAAGCTGCAGCCAGGatcagtgaagaaaattaatcaatCAAAACTAAATTGGCACCag cTGGAGAACATTGGGAATTTTATCAAAGCCATCCAAGTCTACGGTATGAAGCCACATGATATTTTTGAAGCAAATGatctttttgaaaatggaaatatgacTCAAGTACAGACTACTCTAGTGGCACTAGCAGGCCTG GCAAAAACTAAAGGTTTTCATACTACAATTGATATTGGTGTCAAATACGCAGAGAAACAAGCACGAAGTTTTGATGCAGGAAAACTAAAAGCTGGACAAAGTGTAATTGGCCTGCAG ATGGGCACCAACAAGTGTGCCAGCCAGGCAGGCATGACTGCTTACGGAACTAGAAGACACCTCTATGATCCGAAAATGCAAACTGACAAGCCATTTGACCAGACAACGATTAGCCTACAGATGGGCACTAATAAAGGAGCCAGTCAG GCTGGTATGCTGGCACCAGGTACCAGGAGAGACATCTACGATCAGAAGCACATATTACAACCTGTGGATAACTCAACTATTTCATTACAAATGGGTACCAACAAAGTAGCTTCACAGAAGGGAATGAGCGTGTATGGGCTTGGACGACAAGTGTATGACCCCAAGTACTGTGCTGCACCAACAGAACCTGTCATTCATAATGGCAGCCAAGGAACAGGAACTAACGGGTCAGAAATCAGCGATAGCGATTATCAGGCAGAATACCCAGATGACTATCATGGAGAGTACCAAGATGACTATCAAAGAGATTACCATGGTCAGTACAGTGACCAGGGCATTGATTATTAG